From one Lolium rigidum isolate FL_2022 chromosome 4, APGP_CSIRO_Lrig_0.1, whole genome shotgun sequence genomic stretch:
- the LOC124648093 gene encoding plant cysteine oxidase 2-like: MPVAQLGGDNRGRATADLTPDARASSRKPRRRHRKSAAATAAAAALVAASPSPSPTTPSPMQRLFDTSKEVFSESAPGFVPPPQAVARLAAILNDLKPRDVGIDPSLPCFRHTESKGPPSVTYLHFYDCSKFSFGIFCLPKSAVIPLHNHPGMTVFSKMLFGSMHLKSYDWATSSPENDCNTLTTSSDGARLAKINTDAVVDASAETIVLYPENGGNLHCFTALTPCAVLDVMGPPYSSADGRDCAYYDESAYSDTGGEMRYSWLKEIPSTFEMKGVQMRQRFTV, encoded by the exons ATGCCGGTGGCGCAGCTCGGAGGGGACAACAGGGGCAGGGCCACCGCCGACCTCACCCCCGACGCGCGGGCCTCGTCCCGCAAGCCACGCCGCCGCCACAGgaagtccgccgccgccaccgccgcggccgccgccctcgtcgccgcatCGCCATCGCCCTCCCCGACGACCCCGAGCCCGATGCAGCGCCTCTTCGACACCAGCAAAGAGGTCTTCTCCGAATCCGCCCCGGGCTTCGTGCCGCCGCCCCAAGCCGTCGCGCGCCTCGCCGCCATCCTCA ATGATTTGAAACCACGCGATGTCGGCATAGACCCAAGTCTGCCATGTTTCAGGCACACCGAGTCTAAAGGGCCTCCCTCAGTCACGTATCTACATTTCTACGATTGCTCCAAGTTTTCG TTTGGTATCTTCTGTTTACCCAAGTCGGCAGTCATTCCTCTCCACAACCATCCTGGGATGACCGTCTTTAGCAAGATGCTCTTTGGTTCCATGCACCTCAAGTCATATGACTGGGCTACAAGTAGCCCAGAGAATGATTGTAATACACTCACGACCTCCTCAGATG GGGCTCGTTTAGCAAAGATAAATACGGATGCTGTTGTTGATGCTTCAGCGGAGACTATAGTTCTCTATCCTGAGAATGGAGGCAATTTGCACTGTTTCACGGCGCTAACCCCTTGTGCGGTGCTTGACGTGATGGGACCCCCGTATAGCAGCGCTGATGGAAGGGATTGTGCGTACTACGACGAGTCCGCGTATTCAGATACTG GTGGAGAAATGCGGTATTCCTGGCTCAAAGAGATCCCTAGCACGTTCGAGATGAAAGGTGTACAGATGCGACAGCGGTTTACCGTCTAG